A section of the Pseudomonas flavescens genome encodes:
- a CDS encoding LysR substrate-binding domain-containing protein, producing the protein MVRDDLAAGRLIRPFADKGLECPLTQAYYIVYRTEFSELPKVRDFRDWLLTEAAKDALDN; encoded by the coding sequence ATGGTGCGTGACGACCTAGCGGCTGGACGCCTAATTCGGCCTTTTGCCGACAAAGGTTTGGAGTGCCCACTGACCCAGGCGTACTACATCGTCTACCGCACTGAGTTCAGTGAGCTGCCAAAAGTACGCGACTTTCGCGACTGGTTGCTCACCGAAGCTGCCAAGGACGCTTTAGATAACTGA
- a CDS encoding ATP-dependent nuclease: MITKIKIQGYRIYRDFTLTPNTDLNILVGGNDAGKSTLMEAIGLALNGRIGGRSAQEELNPYWFNKALVSQFLEDEGWGENPALPEILIELFLENREELQFLCGAINSDRKTNACPGISFKVIPNPEYEEELTQWRANPSALIPVEYYKIEWRTFGDEVLTRRPRQLAVATIDSRTVRSTSGIDYHLRQILSDHLEPSEKAKISHHYRSIKESITDDSLGDVNQRLKEIRAPLDHQEMALAMDQSAQSSWEGAVTPHVDHVPFALAGQGQQASIKITLAMQRLSEQTNIVMIEEPENHLSHTSLTTLLSRIEDAAGERQLFISTHSAYVLNRLGLSSLLLLHRGKASHIEELDPDTVTYFQKLAGFDTLRMVLAHKLVLVEGPSDEILFERFFRDLYKASPMELGIDVMSMQGLTLKRCLELCAAIDRPVAVLRDNDGQDPEALKEPVKELLEAGNRALFIGAKEAGRTLEPQLMACNSEATLRKILGVTDRANLDKWMSREKTEAALLIAESQETLTPPPYMEAAARFIHG, translated from the coding sequence ATGATCACGAAGATCAAGATTCAGGGCTATCGCATCTATAGAGATTTCACCCTGACCCCCAACACAGATCTCAACATCTTGGTGGGTGGTAATGACGCAGGAAAATCGACCCTGATGGAGGCGATCGGTCTTGCACTCAATGGGCGTATCGGTGGCCGCTCAGCCCAAGAGGAGCTGAACCCTTACTGGTTTAATAAGGCCTTGGTGTCGCAATTTCTTGAGGATGAAGGCTGGGGAGAGAATCCAGCCCTCCCGGAAATCCTGATCGAGCTGTTCCTGGAGAATCGAGAGGAGCTGCAGTTTCTCTGCGGCGCGATCAACAGCGACAGAAAGACCAATGCCTGCCCAGGCATCTCGTTCAAGGTCATACCCAATCCCGAGTATGAGGAGGAGCTGACTCAGTGGCGGGCCAACCCCAGCGCGCTGATTCCCGTCGAGTACTACAAGATCGAATGGCGAACCTTCGGGGATGAGGTGTTGACCCGACGCCCACGGCAGCTTGCTGTCGCGACCATCGATTCACGTACCGTGCGCTCTACCTCAGGTATCGACTATCACCTGCGCCAAATCCTGAGTGACCATTTGGAGCCAAGCGAGAAAGCCAAAATCTCCCATCACTACCGCTCAATCAAAGAGTCGATTACCGACGACTCGCTGGGCGACGTGAATCAACGGCTGAAGGAAATCCGAGCTCCGCTGGATCATCAGGAAATGGCCTTGGCGATGGATCAAAGCGCTCAATCCTCTTGGGAGGGGGCGGTTACACCGCATGTGGATCATGTGCCGTTCGCACTGGCAGGTCAGGGGCAGCAGGCTTCGATCAAGATCACGCTGGCTATGCAGCGCCTGTCTGAGCAGACCAACATCGTGATGATTGAAGAACCGGAAAATCACCTTTCGCACACAAGCCTGACCACGTTGCTATCGCGCATTGAGGATGCAGCTGGCGAACGGCAACTGTTCATTTCAACCCACAGTGCATACGTGCTGAACCGTCTTGGGTTGAGCTCATTGTTATTGCTGCATCGTGGTAAAGCGTCCCACATCGAGGAGCTTGATCCGGACACTGTCACCTATTTTCAGAAGCTCGCAGGCTTCGACACGTTACGAATGGTGCTGGCCCACAAGCTCGTCTTGGTGGAGGGCCCATCGGACGAAATCCTGTTCGAGCGCTTCTTCAGAGACCTCTACAAAGCTTCCCCGATGGAACTGGGGATTGATGTGATGAGCATGCAAGGTCTGACGCTGAAGCGCTGCCTGGAGCTTTGCGCGGCCATTGATCGTCCCGTTGCGGTGCTTCGGGACAACGACGGGCAAGACCCAGAAGCCCTCAAAGAGCCCGTCAAAGAACTGCTCGAAGCTGGCAACCGAGCGCTATTCATTGGCGCGAAGGAAGCTGGTAGGACGCTGGAGCCGCAACTGATGGCGTGCAATAGCGAAGCGACCCTGCGCAAGATCCTTGGTGTAACCGACCGGGCCAACCTTGATAAATGGATGTCGAGGGAGAAAACAGAAGCAGCGCTGCTCATCGCCGAATCCCAGGAAACCCTCACGCCGCCGCCGTACATGGAAGCAGCAGCGCGGTTTATCCATGGTTAA
- a CDS encoding HAD family hydrolase, protein MVKTTGVIFDVFSTLIKINDRRNPYLQLLRYGRKQGLCLSGEHLRMLMTQELGWQEAADLLRIRAGDVVLRGFAGELQKELASMTLFDDAQEAISMLREAGVKIGLCSNSASGYGPTVRELLPNLDAYGFSYELGVLKPDPLIYRTVCQELEVVPGRQLGGERVVMVGDSVKCDRDGARAAGLAGFYLNRTGRGDFSSLTHFAECVLIGYRHGFMRGAIKVPADFEEMGRDHIRRNFEGEP, encoded by the coding sequence ATGGTAAAAACAACTGGTGTTATATTCGACGTGTTCAGCACGTTGATAAAAATTAATGACAGACGAAATCCATATCTTCAGCTCCTTCGATACGGTCGCAAACAAGGTCTCTGCCTGAGCGGTGAGCATCTTCGAATGCTCATGACACAGGAACTTGGCTGGCAGGAAGCTGCCGATCTGCTGCGCATACGCGCCGGTGATGTAGTGCTCCGAGGTTTTGCAGGGGAGCTGCAGAAAGAGCTTGCAAGCATGACGCTCTTTGACGACGCCCAAGAGGCCATCTCGATGCTGCGAGAAGCTGGGGTCAAGATTGGTTTGTGCTCAAACTCAGCGTCGGGATATGGCCCGACTGTGCGTGAGTTACTGCCTAATCTGGATGCCTATGGCTTCAGTTATGAGCTTGGAGTTCTAAAGCCGGATCCTCTTATCTACAGAACGGTTTGCCAGGAGTTAGAAGTCGTGCCGGGCAGGCAGCTTGGGGGCGAGCGGGTAGTCATGGTTGGAGACTCTGTTAAATGCGACCGCGATGGGGCACGGGCTGCAGGGCTTGCTGGGTTTTATTTGAATCGCACGGGTAGGGGGGATTTTTCAAGCCTGACTCACTTTGCCGAGTGTGTGTTGATAGGCTATCGACATGGGTTTATGCGGGGGGCAATTAAAGTTCCTGCCGACTTCGAAGAGATGGGGCGAGATCATATTCGGCGCAATTTCGAGGGTGAGCCGTAA
- a CDS encoding CopD family protein: MLYLTLKTFHIFFVLLWIAGLLMQAFILLVSRTLPGPPMPEERSTLRLLIKWNRFITTPAMVFALSSGVGIGTIAGWFGNGWLSAKIAIVMLLAGIHGVQAGKLRRMLTVGNTHTGFDPRVLLPVILGAPLVIVFLVILKPF, from the coding sequence GTGCTTTATTTGACGCTTAAGACATTCCACATCTTCTTCGTACTGTTATGGATCGCTGGACTGCTGATGCAAGCATTCATTCTATTAGTGAGCCGCACACTGCCCGGCCCTCCAATGCCTGAGGAACGTTCTACTTTGCGTCTTCTGATCAAGTGGAACCGTTTTATAACTACACCCGCGATGGTGTTTGCTCTTAGTAGCGGGGTAGGGATTGGGACTATTGCTGGATGGTTTGGAAATGGGTGGCTGTCTGCAAAAATAGCCATCGTCATGCTGCTTGCGGGCATTCATGGCGTACAAGCTGGAAAATTACGGCGCATGCTCACTGTCGGAAATACCCACACTGGCTTCGACCCAAGAGTCTTGCTGCCTGTCATTCTCGGTGCACCGCTAGTGATCGTGTTTCTTGTGATCTTAAAACCGTTCTAA
- a CDS encoding Cro/Cl family transcriptional regulator has product MTLKIEVAAVLRAVRQVRATSYDGMKDASANSTIGLLERAKSGVTLDKLSEIAAALDFDLVTFVALCVALQRRTSPERVLKEASEHLQDFLQEDGQALMNAQLTGRTLQQRPAGKPGNNDNRNAVLKLKACGLSQAEAARLLSLPRSTVHSYWHQG; this is encoded by the coding sequence ATGACTCTGAAAATCGAGGTAGCTGCTGTGCTGCGGGCTGTGAGGCAAGTGCGCGCAACAAGTTACGACGGCATGAAGGATGCCAGCGCCAATAGCACCATTGGCTTGCTGGAGCGGGCCAAGTCCGGAGTCACGCTGGACAAGCTTTCAGAGATAGCCGCCGCGCTGGATTTCGATCTGGTCACGTTCGTTGCCCTTTGCGTTGCACTTCAACGTCGCACGTCGCCGGAGCGCGTCCTCAAAGAAGCGTCTGAGCACCTGCAAGACTTTCTGCAGGAAGATGGGCAGGCGCTCATGAACGCCCAGCTAACTGGTCGCACGCTTCAGCAGCGGCCTGCTGGTAAACCAGGCAATAACGATAATCGGAACGCGGTGCTGAAGCTGAAGGCGTGTGGATTAAGCCAAGCGGAAGCAGCCCGCCTGCTAAGCCTCCCACGCTCAACTGTCCACAGCTATTGGCATCAAGGCTGA
- a CDS encoding SCO family protein, giving the protein MRRLLLFFTAACVVGAGVAYWAFKEAPLDEAELASADIVLMPSPRELPGVQLATMDGQAFGPKFFAGKWTLVLFGYTFCPDICPTALSELRQVYLALPPESRELMGVTMVSVDPNRDTPERAQQYVTYFDPSFTAMTGELAAVQHASSVIGLPFVPGDTSQPNYPVVHTGNLALIDPEGKQVGYVRGPLKVKELIETLPKLFSSAGP; this is encoded by the coding sequence ATGCGTCGTTTGCTACTGTTTTTCACTGCTGCATGTGTTGTCGGAGCAGGAGTTGCCTACTGGGCCTTTAAGGAAGCGCCATTGGATGAGGCGGAGCTGGCGAGTGCCGATATCGTGCTGATGCCCAGCCCTCGTGAGCTTCCAGGTGTTCAATTGGCCACCATGGATGGGCAGGCTTTCGGCCCGAAATTCTTCGCTGGGAAATGGACGTTGGTGCTCTTCGGCTACACCTTTTGCCCGGACATCTGCCCTACAGCTTTGAGTGAACTGAGGCAGGTTTACCTGGCGCTACCGCCTGAGTCACGTGAGCTAATGGGTGTGACGATGGTCAGCGTGGATCCGAACCGGGATACACCTGAGCGTGCCCAGCAATATGTGACCTACTTTGATCCGAGCTTCACCGCGATGACGGGAGAGCTCGCAGCGGTACAGCACGCCTCCAGTGTCATCGGCTTGCCATTCGTGCCTGGGGACACCAGCCAACCCAACTACCCTGTCGTGCATACCGGCAACCTGGCGCTGATAGACCCAGAGGGTAAGCAGGTCGGTTACGTCAGAGGGCCGCTGAAGGTGAAAGAACTCATCGAGACCCTGCCCAAACTGTTCTCGAGTGCCGGCCCATAA
- a CDS encoding UvrD-helicase domain-containing protein — translation MVNSAVANNYLTLAVAGARKTQSLVEHCKALPVDRKVLLITFTQTNQIELRERVRRYVGDRPSLEVCGWFSFLLRHFVKPFVPFAFPGKRCRGFNYDGDPGRYASGENRFFDSGESVYAKETARLAYELIGQSSGALIRRLECLYDEILIDEVQDLSGYDLDILQALFGTRIEIRLVGDVRQAILSTNPRGQMKKAFAYSKSHEWFKKQQKACRLEINYSSVTWRCCQSIATFSDTIFDASWEFPETTSENHVTTAHDGVFLVRKEHVGLYVEAFQPQCLRDNIKSGKEFELDYMNFGVSKGQTFNRVLIYPTSPIGKFISKGEPLKPLSAADFYVAVTRAEQSVAIILDKPGASILTYWTPDGGQSPSGDGELNDEQALQAKGIA, via the coding sequence ATGGTTAACTCAGCCGTGGCTAATAATTACCTGACCCTGGCGGTCGCAGGTGCTCGCAAGACGCAAAGCCTGGTGGAGCACTGCAAGGCGCTACCTGTTGATCGCAAGGTGCTGCTCATCACCTTCACTCAGACCAACCAGATTGAGCTTCGCGAGCGCGTTAGGCGATATGTCGGTGACCGGCCCAGCTTGGAAGTATGTGGCTGGTTCAGTTTCCTGCTGCGTCACTTCGTCAAACCCTTTGTGCCATTCGCATTCCCAGGAAAGCGTTGCAGAGGCTTCAATTACGACGGTGATCCAGGACGATACGCGAGCGGCGAGAACCGATTCTTCGACTCAGGGGAAAGCGTGTATGCGAAAGAAACAGCGCGCTTAGCATACGAATTGATCGGTCAAAGCAGTGGTGCCTTGATTCGTCGCCTTGAATGCCTCTACGACGAAATCCTCATCGACGAGGTGCAGGATCTCTCTGGCTATGACCTGGATATCTTGCAGGCATTGTTCGGCACTCGCATCGAAATTCGGCTCGTTGGCGATGTCCGCCAGGCTATTTTGTCCACGAATCCTCGGGGCCAAATGAAGAAGGCCTTCGCCTACTCCAAATCGCATGAGTGGTTCAAAAAACAGCAAAAGGCTTGCCGGCTGGAGATCAACTACAGCTCCGTCACTTGGCGATGCTGCCAATCTATCGCCACGTTTTCCGACACGATCTTCGATGCGAGCTGGGAGTTTCCAGAAACGACCTCGGAGAATCACGTGACCACGGCACACGACGGTGTCTTCTTGGTGAGGAAGGAGCACGTCGGTCTGTACGTCGAGGCGTTCCAGCCCCAATGCCTGCGTGACAACATCAAGTCAGGCAAGGAGTTCGAACTCGACTACATGAATTTTGGTGTATCGAAAGGTCAGACATTCAACCGTGTTTTGATCTATCCAACCAGCCCCATAGGGAAGTTCATCAGCAAGGGGGAGCCTCTCAAGCCTCTTTCTGCGGCTGATTTCTATGTCGCGGTCACACGGGCTGAGCAGAGTGTTGCGATCATCCTAGACAAGCCGGGGGCATCGATACTTACCTACTGGACACCTGACGGTGGTCAATCGCCTAGCGGAGATGGAGAACTCAACGATGAGCAAGCACTACAGGCCAAGGGAATTGCATGA
- a CDS encoding c-type cytochrome, with protein sequence MGRTVAVLITVIILSSAIQLSGCGTDSNQGDSSAFKPRLSEYGFFKGKMSELVPVDEASIIEIASPLFTDHAEKQRLLLLPKGEKMKGKGNDLPDFPDGTVIVKTFFYPRSSKGNIVSQLIVETRLLIKSQSKWSAATYKWNDTQDEAFLLQDSATVPIAFIDEKGHGRTINYRVPSRDDCLACHRQGNQLVPLGMKLRNMNIDAHRDEVLINQLEHLQSSQKLDAISPGAITRTPDYRAESTSLEDRARAYLDANCAHCHRPKGTARFTRLDLTYEETADRESTHLKRQEIARRITTSGPLHMPQIGTTISHEEGVQLIVEYLNDLDKKIKD encoded by the coding sequence ATGGGCAGAACAGTTGCTGTGTTGATCACAGTAATAATTTTGAGCTCTGCTATACAGCTCAGCGGCTGCGGGACTGACTCAAATCAGGGAGATAGCTCTGCTTTCAAACCAAGGCTTTCTGAATATGGTTTTTTTAAAGGAAAGATGTCCGAGCTTGTTCCCGTTGATGAAGCCTCCATTATAGAAATAGCGTCGCCGCTGTTCACTGATCACGCGGAGAAGCAGCGGCTGCTCTTGTTGCCAAAGGGTGAGAAAATGAAGGGGAAGGGGAATGACCTTCCTGACTTTCCGGATGGCACCGTAATCGTCAAAACATTCTTTTATCCACGCTCGAGTAAAGGAAATATTGTTTCGCAATTAATAGTGGAGACGCGGCTTCTTATTAAGAGTCAATCTAAATGGAGTGCTGCTACCTATAAATGGAACGACACCCAGGATGAAGCTTTTCTGCTGCAAGATAGCGCTACAGTTCCTATTGCTTTTATAGATGAAAAAGGGCACGGCAGAACGATCAATTACAGGGTTCCTTCGCGCGACGACTGCCTTGCCTGTCATCGTCAGGGTAATCAGCTCGTGCCCCTAGGCATGAAGCTCAGGAATATGAACATCGATGCACATAGAGATGAGGTGCTGATCAATCAGCTCGAACATCTCCAGAGTAGCCAGAAACTGGATGCGATCTCGCCCGGGGCGATTACACGTACGCCTGACTACAGGGCTGAATCGACCTCGCTTGAGGATAGGGCAAGAGCTTATCTCGACGCCAATTGTGCGCACTGCCACAGACCTAAAGGCACTGCTAGGTTTACTCGACTTGACTTGACGTACGAAGAGACAGCTGACCGTGAATCAACTCACCTAAAGCGGCAAGAAATTGCCAGAAGGATTACAACGTCAGGCCCTCTGCACATGCCGCAAATAGGCACAACTATTTCTCATGAGGAGGGCGTTCAATTGATCGTCGAGTATCTGAACGATCTAGATAAGAAAATTAAGGACTAG
- a CDS encoding DUF3817 domain-containing protein, with the protein MSISSVSPDTVQRLQGNAQKSFEYWYLVRDYATSTPPRFSFQVSLSMRNAKVSEDAPARALIWAARFEGTTLLLLLCIAVPLKHLAHYPQLVSLLGPVHGVAFIIYATITLKTAAEHAWDTGLLLRVLFAALVPFGGFFTARFLQKNVYIKQQE; encoded by the coding sequence ATGAGTATCTCTTCTGTATCGCCAGACACTGTTCAACGTCTCCAAGGGAATGCTCAAAAATCTTTCGAGTATTGGTATTTAGTTCGAGATTACGCAACATCGACCCCCCCACGCTTTTCCTTCCAGGTAAGTTTAAGTATGCGAAACGCTAAAGTCTCTGAAGATGCACCGGCGCGAGCCCTCATATGGGCAGCGCGTTTTGAGGGAACCACACTGCTATTACTACTGTGCATAGCAGTACCCCTAAAGCACCTTGCCCATTACCCGCAGCTCGTCTCCTTGCTTGGGCCTGTTCACGGGGTTGCATTCATTATTTATGCCACGATTACACTTAAAACGGCTGCAGAGCACGCTTGGGACACGGGACTTTTGCTGCGCGTGTTGTTCGCCGCTTTGGTTCCATTCGGGGGCTTTTTTACAGCCCGATTCCTGCAAAAAAATGTATATATCAAACAACAGGAATAG
- a CDS encoding GlxA family transcriptional regulator, with product MKNIALYVCPEFLLLDLAGPLAAFEAASLVAGRPLYSLAVTSAEGGSVFNSSGIAMETVSFNAISAETVIFIGGRLEPMFEPAQICAASAHASGATRVASVCTGTFLLAETGLLDGRRATTHWKAVPLFLERYPSVKMQPDLIYVMDGNAWTSGGVTAGIDLALALIEADHGVEMAQSVARHLVVYHRRTGGQSQFSELSKMEPASDRIRRSLTFAREHLAEALPIERLAEAANLSVRQFGRAFRQETGETPAKAVERLRVEAARLRLREGSEPIEKIAISVGFIDPERMRRAFIKLHGMSPQTVRRVER from the coding sequence ATGAAAAACATCGCACTCTACGTCTGCCCTGAATTCTTGCTGCTTGACCTAGCCGGGCCTCTCGCCGCCTTCGAAGCCGCCTCGCTAGTGGCCGGCCGCCCCCTCTACTCCCTTGCCGTAACATCCGCCGAGGGTGGGAGTGTGTTCAACAGCAGTGGTATTGCTATGGAGACGGTCTCCTTCAACGCTATCTCGGCAGAAACTGTGATTTTCATTGGTGGCCGGCTGGAACCAATGTTCGAACCAGCTCAGATCTGTGCGGCCAGCGCACATGCATCTGGAGCGACTCGAGTGGCCAGTGTGTGCACCGGCACTTTTCTCTTGGCAGAGACCGGGCTTCTCGATGGCAGACGCGCGACAACTCATTGGAAAGCCGTCCCTCTGTTTCTGGAGCGCTATCCCTCCGTGAAGATGCAGCCCGACCTGATCTACGTAATGGACGGGAACGCATGGACGTCTGGGGGCGTGACCGCTGGAATTGACTTGGCTCTGGCATTGATCGAAGCAGACCATGGAGTAGAGATGGCTCAATCCGTGGCACGGCATCTTGTCGTGTACCACCGTCGCACAGGGGGGCAATCGCAGTTCTCGGAGCTTTCAAAGATGGAGCCAGCATCCGATCGCATAAGGCGGTCGCTGACGTTTGCGCGCGAGCATCTTGCCGAAGCTTTGCCCATCGAACGCCTGGCCGAAGCAGCCAACCTGAGCGTTCGCCAGTTCGGCAGAGCATTCCGTCAGGAAACGGGGGAGACACCTGCCAAAGCAGTGGAGCGTTTACGTGTCGAAGCAGCGCGCCTGAGATTGCGTGAAGGTTCGGAGCCAATCGAAAAAATAGCCATATCCGTAGGCTTTATCGATCCAGAACGGATGAGGCGGGCTTTTATAAAGCTCCATGGAATGTCACCGCAAACTGTGCGGCGCGTGGAAAGATGA
- a CDS encoding metallophosphoesterase — translation MRVHVLSDLHIEFSGFKPEVHDADLVILAGDIHTLTRGVKWANEVFDCDVVYVMGNHEFYRGHLDRTLAKARECAAPHVHILEADSFIRDGVRFLGTTGWADFSISGDSQAAVREALDGMNDYKLIRFGDSYRKLRPADVIKRNRSSHDWLKSELAKDFDGKTVVISHHAPLACILGEEPVGHLSASYANNWPELVAKADAWIFGHTHDAINDEFYGCRVISNPRGYPGEDTGFNPSFVIDL, via the coding sequence ATGCGTGTGCATGTCCTTTCAGACCTTCACATTGAATTTTCTGGTTTCAAGCCAGAGGTTCACGACGCAGACCTGGTGATACTGGCCGGTGACATCCACACACTGACACGCGGTGTGAAATGGGCAAATGAGGTGTTCGACTGCGACGTTGTGTACGTCATGGGTAATCATGAATTTTACAGAGGGCATCTTGATCGCACGCTTGCGAAAGCCCGCGAATGCGCTGCACCCCATGTGCACATTTTGGAGGCCGACTCTTTCATACGTGATGGCGTGCGCTTCCTTGGCACCACAGGGTGGGCAGACTTTTCGATCTCTGGAGACTCCCAAGCTGCTGTCCGTGAAGCGCTGGATGGAATGAACGATTACAAGCTAATCCGCTTTGGTGACAGCTATCGCAAGCTGCGTCCCGCAGACGTAATCAAGCGAAATCGCTCGTCGCACGACTGGCTGAAAAGCGAGTTAGCCAAGGATTTTGACGGCAAAACAGTCGTGATTAGCCATCATGCTCCGCTCGCTTGCATCCTAGGCGAGGAGCCTGTAGGGCACCTAAGTGCATCTTACGCAAACAATTGGCCAGAGCTTGTGGCCAAGGCTGACGCTTGGATTTTTGGGCACACGCACGATGCAATCAACGATGAGTTTTACGGGTGTCGCGTGATATCTAATCCGCGCGGTTATCCAGGCGAAGACACAGGTTTTAACCCGTCCTTCGTGATTGATCTTTAA
- a CDS encoding copper chaperone PCu(A)C produces the protein MSLAKSLLALSFLSLAQVAHAHEFQAGDIEIIHPWSRELPPVAPTAAAYFVLKNQGSDADRLLTVSTSVARKAELHEHVHADGAMKMQQVMSIEIPAGGEVKFEPMGYHVMLINVKQQAKAGDHFPLTLTFEKAGAVEVDVVVQKDAPAEQQSHQGHGEGHQH, from the coding sequence ATGTCCCTCGCAAAATCCCTTTTGGCACTCTCGTTCCTGTCGCTTGCCCAGGTTGCTCATGCGCACGAGTTTCAGGCTGGCGACATTGAAATTATTCACCCGTGGTCACGCGAGCTCCCACCTGTGGCACCAACAGCTGCTGCGTACTTCGTCCTCAAGAATCAGGGCAGCGACGCTGATCGCCTGCTCACCGTGAGTACCAGCGTCGCCAGAAAAGCAGAGCTGCACGAGCATGTGCATGCTGACGGTGCGATGAAGATGCAGCAGGTGATGAGCATAGAAATTCCTGCTGGAGGTGAAGTGAAATTCGAGCCGATGGGCTATCACGTGATGCTGATTAACGTGAAGCAGCAAGCCAAAGCGGGTGATCACTTTCCCCTCACGCTGACCTTTGAAAAGGCCGGCGCGGTTGAAGTCGACGTCGTCGTACAAAAGGACGCCCCTGCTGAGCAGCAATCTCACCAAGGCCATGGCGAAGGTCACCAGCACTGA